Genomic segment of Coffea arabica cultivar ET-39 chromosome 1e, Coffea Arabica ET-39 HiFi, whole genome shotgun sequence:
CACCTTTAAGTAAGCCCATCCACTGTACCTCTGATAGTGGAACTTGGAACCGAACAAAAACCTCTGCATCTTTTGGCTCCGTTTGTACGGAATGGGACCTGTCGACGACGCTGCTGAGAATCCCGGGTCATCGTCGTCATCGTTGATTTCAGATTTCCTGAGTAAATCCGGCGGCGTAGCGGTGATTGACGGCGGCTTGGCGACGGAACTCGAACGACACGGCGCTGACCTCAACGATCCTCTCTGGAGCGCCAAATGTCTCCACAGTTCCCCTCACCTCATTCGCTCGGTAAAATACGCTCACGTGACTGATGATTTGCTTCATATTTTCATATAATTATTTTAGTTCCGGAATCCTTCATATTTTTCCCGTATAGCTTGAGGTTTTGTTATTTCTGCGGTTGGATTCTTCATTTTAAATGGAACCGTGTGATGGAGGCCAGCAGTCTGGAAATGCTGTCAGTTTGTGTGCGGATAGTTAGGATGTAGACATGTTTGGGAGAGAATTAGGGTGCGAGAATTTGCATAGTTAAGATGTACTTGGATAAAATGTGGAATTGCACTGTCAGCTGTCTGGTGTCAATTTGATCAGACTTGTGGGCCAATTGATAGTTGAAACTTTCAATTTCTAAGGTTACGCTTAATCTGTTCCAACTTCCAAGCTTTCTGGTGTGGGTTTGATCAGAAGTTTGAGCAAACATTGGGCCGATGTGTATTTTACTTTTCTCTTCGCTCCCAAGCATCATGGATTTCATTTAGTGGATAAGATGTCTGCAGTTCTACAAGCAGCATGTGATTATTGTTGAGATTGTTAACTACTAATTAATTACTTTCTATCTACATATGAGCACAATGTTGCTCGCTTATTGTTGCTGGTATGTATCGTTGTCTATGCATGACCAAGTAGAAATCTATTGAGCAGGTCCACCTTGATTACCTAGAAGCTGGTGCCGACGTAATAATTACAGCATCTTACCAGGTAAACCCTTCCCCTAGTTGTCAAGCCATCTGTCTATCTGTATCGTAATATGTGAATAAGAAGTTGAACCTCAGGGAGAAATCAATTTGAACAGGCTACCATCCAAGGGTTCAAGGCCAGAGGATTTTCTCAAGAAGAAAGTGAAGTTTTGCTCAAGAGAAGTGTTGAAATAGCTTGTGAGGCACGGAGTATATACTATGATAGATGCCACAAGAACTCAACCGAGTATCCTGCTGATGGTAAAGTTCTCAAACATCGGCCTATATTAGTTGCTGCATCTGTGGGAAGTTATGGAGCTTATTTAGCTGATGGTTCTGAATACAGGTGATTGTGTCTTTAAACTATTTCTATGCTTTATTTGAGTCCAAATAACTCCATATGGTTCTTTTCTCTTTGACTGTACTTGAATTTTAACCTGGGATTAGTATTGCTTTATTAAAGATTCTCTAAAGTAATGAAGAGTATGTTCACTGGAAACCTTTTGCGAAGCTTAGTAGGTGGTGAACATCCAAGACTTTGTGACAAGGTCCTGCCACTAGCTGGGTTTGCAAACAAAAACTCAAAGGACCGCTCCACCCTTCTGTCCCTACTCCCTATCCCTTTGGTCGAGCTTCCTTTGGTCTCCTCCCTATCCCCTTTCTAAATATTATCCATAATAATTAAGAAACATGTTTTGACAAATTATATTTGCAACATACTCCTAACTGCAATGCACATCCTTCTAGGTATGGCTGAAAATAGAAATAACTTTTGTTCCTGTGAGATATCTCAATGAACAGTGTGTAGGCAGACATATCTGAAGTTGATGGCCTTGACAACAAGAAAGATCTCTCAGAAAAATAACTTTATATCATGTTAAAACTCCACTTGACACGTTTGAGGTTTTGAttttaatttcctttttccaaCACTTACAGTGGGGACTATGGTGATGCTATGAGTTTGGAGTTTTTGAAGAACTTTCACCGAAAAAGGGTTCAGCTTCTTGCAGACTCTGGTCCTGATCTAATAGCTTTTGAAACAGTACCTAATAAGCTTGAAGCACAGGTAATGGCTAAACTGATGAGGATTTTTGGTAAACCTGTTTCCATTTTTAGTTATTGTTGCATGTTCATCAAGAAAAGAGAGTTGTTTTGAGTAGTTTTAGGTAAGCAATTTGGTATTGACAAGAATCCCCATTCCCTTTGATCAGGCTTTTGCTGAGCTTCTCGAGGAAGAAGACATAAACATTCCTGCGTGGTTGTCCTTCAATTCCAAGGATGGTATAAATGTTGTCAGCGGTGATTCTTTGTCTGAATGTGCTGCCATTGCTGAATCATGCAAGAAGGTTGTCGCTGTAGGAATTAACTGTACGCCTCCCAGATTTATTCAGGATCTGATTCTTTCCATTAAGAAGGTAGTCTTTTGTTTCTATATTATATTGCTATTGCTCTtttattcctaattttttcCAAATCGCTTTCCTTCTCATTTCGGTTAGAATTATCAATATAGACCTTGGGCATCATCTGTTTGATACATAAAACTCCGCTGTCAGATGTTTCTTTAATCAATTTTCATGGATGCATTCTAGGggaaaacatgcaaatgcttCTCTTTTCAGCACACGTCTCCTTGGAACAAAAAGAAGAATCTGCAAAGCTCCTCCTATAATCCCTACCTCCCATGACTGCTTCCAGCTTTGCCTCACTTTTCTGTACCTATTATACTTTCATCATTACCCTCTATGGTCCTCTGAAATCTTGGCGATGAACACTAGCTTCCTGGAGATCTGGGGTCTTGACCTTGAGTCCATCCATGATGAGCTATTTCTGCTCAGTTTTATTTGTAGTTGACAATCAGTTATTGGTGGTAGAGGAACAAGGAAGTTCTGATGTATACTTTTTTTATTTAGTAGCTAACTTCTCAGCCATGGCCCATGCTCTTCTGAGAATTTTAAAAAAGAATTCCTGTTTACTAATTTTCTTTTGGGATTAAGCAATTCAGAGATTTTGACCTTAGTTAAGCTATGACTTTAGCCCTTTTGTCCATAAAATGCTAACTTGTTGTATTGgtactgaattttttttttttaatatttaattttagTTACTGTTGTTTGGTATTATTTCTGGAGCTTAGTTCTTATCTTGGAATTGTGATTGCTTCAGGTGACAGCCAAACCGATACTTATATATCCAAATAGTGGTGAAAGTTATGATGCTGATCGAAAGGAGTGGGTGGTCAGTTTTCCTTGATATTTGGTTCATTTTCATGGCTAATAAATTTGTCTTTTTATGTTGTTTGTGATTGCGTTTGTTAGTTGGGAACGTCTTCATACTTTGGTAGAGAAAGTATTAACTCATGCACAAACCATGTTGTGACATAGTGGTACACAATCATGCTTAATGGATCATTTGGTGTAGAAACTGCGATAGTTACTTAGCTGATCCTCTTTTTGACTATTCTGCATTTGTCAAATACTATATCATTGCTTGTTTGACATCTTTGTACGACTTGCTTACAGTGTATGTCCTTGCTGACTGCTGTTTTCCCCTTGCAGCAAAACACTGGGGTTTCAGATGAAGACTTCGTATCCTATGTGAATAAATGGTGTGAAGTAGGGGCGTCCCTTGTTGGAGGTTGCTGCAGAACTACGCCCAGCACCATTAATGCAATTTATAGAACACTCAGATATCCCACACATTAGGAGATTAATTAATAGAATGGGCtgatgctggaaaattttgacACCAATTGAAATGGGTAGAGGGGTAGTTTGACGTTATACTCATAATTGAGGCTAAAGAATCAAGGGGTCGGGCTACCCCGCGGATTGGCTCTTCACAGCTGCTTGTGTCAAGGCAGCCACTTGAGCATTAAGCTGTTGTTCAGGAAATTTATATATAGCTGTTTTTGTGAAATCTTTTGGCATTCCATGTTGCATTTACTAAGCCGAACCTCTGaattctctccctctctcttatTCTTTAGGTTACTGATACAGGTCATAGCAGATACTATGGCCTCTTtatattaaaggaaaaaaaaaactctgaaTTTTCATTGATGGGTATCAAGGATACAGAAATAGAATTGATTGAGAGAGCTTCTAATGAAATTGCATGGTACATCTCTGAAAGAATGCTGCTTAAGAAGAAGCATGAAGTTTCGGCCTGCTGATGGAAGTTTCTGCAAAGACTAGCCTTGCGATTTTTGCAAGTAACAAAAGTCCCAATGAGATTGCCTCGTCTATCAATCAATTAACAACAGTGATGGCTTCATGAAGATGAGAAACAAAATTGTAGCATAACCATCATAATCGACCAAAAAGAGGGATTACATATCATCTTACAAAGTCCAGATCTTATCCCATGTGATCAATGGAGGAATATTCAAGCAACATAACGAAGGTACACAATTGGAGAAAGGTTGGGGAACCGTTAGGAATTTGGCTGGAGAGTGGAGAGAGCAATACAGCATTAAAATGCTATGGCCATGGCAGGGAGATCCACTGCAGAAATGATACAACTAAAAGTTGTTCTTACATGTGCAGACTGCAGAAAAATGACCACCATAAGAGATTGACAGTGTCTATATTCCAAATCAAGAATCAAAGCCAGAGTAAATCCCACTCTCCCTCAAAAGCCTCTTCTCTTCTTCAACATAATTCTTGCCCCTACTGGCCTGACCAAGGTCTCTTTTCCTCTTCTCCTTCTGTGAGAATGACAGCTCCCTCTTGTCTCTAGCAGATGAGGCAGCATTGGGCAACAGTTGCTCTCCTTGGAGGATGGCAGCTCTAGTAATCTGCCTATCCGTAAAAGTTTCTTCAGTCTCCTTAGCCCGAGTTTCCAGGCCCTTCGACCAGGACCAATCCTGCTTCTCATCAACGGCCTCCCTCGGTGGAGGCACCCCCATGACTGATAGTCCGCCTTTATACCCATGCCTTCTCAGTGCCTCCAAATCTATGCCTTTTTTGCGCTTCTGCTTCTTATTAGCCGACTCAACTGTAGAGTTAGCCAAGTCAGGATTTTGTTTAAATGTCCACTCAACAAGCTTTAACAGCTAGTtatgaatacaagaagaaagcggCTAAGCTGACCTTGAGAGGCTTTGAGTTTGGAGGAAGCTTTGGATTTAGTAGCGGTTTTCTCAGTAGAATCTTTTTCATCTTCAGTGTCGGTGTCGAGGGTTGAAGAATCAGTATCGGAGGATGAACGGTCATCGTCTTCCTCCTCCCCATCGCTCCAGGGCGCTGCCCTCTTCATATTTGCTGCAATTCTTCCCTGTTGCACACCAAACACGGGCATATTTTAattccaaggaaaaaaaatataaaaactgaAACAGAAAAGGTTGTGGGCAATATTTGATTACGCCTTTGACATGAGAAGAAACTAACTGACCTTCTGGATGGAGAATTAGGGGATTGCTATCAATTGAATCAAAGGGAGGTAGGAAGAAACTCCACAATCAAAAAGATATCTCAACTTTGAAGTTAGGGCTTGTACGTATCAGTTCCAGAAAAACGACGTCGGGGGGGAATCGTCATTGATCTACCCAAACCCGACCCAGATGATTTCTACTCCCACGCAAAACGCTTCTTCACTGGACTCTGAAGAGACCAGCATTCAATGGGCTTGGGCCTTGGCTGTTGCATTCTTGTGTAGTTTTGGGCCCAATATTCGTGACAGTTTGTCTCATATTGGGTACAAACAAAAAGAATGCTACTGCATCTGTCGGGTCCGCAAGAGATGCATTCCAATCTGGAAATTGAGGCGAATGCTCTGTCCGAAAATCGCACAGAAATTGCTTTCCCGCCAAAAGTGGCTCATAGCTGATAGCACATTTCCAATAATTCCGGCTTCTCCGATCCATAGA
This window contains:
- the LOC113716136 gene encoding homocysteine S-methyltransferase 2-like; translated protein: MGPVDDAAENPGSSSSSLISDFLSKSGGVAVIDGGLATELERHGADLNDPLWSAKCLHSSPHLIRSVHLDYLEAGADVIITASYQATIQGFKARGFSQEESEVLLKRSVEIACEARSIYYDRCHKNSTEYPADGKVLKHRPILVAASVGSYGAYLADGSEYSGDYGDAMSLEFLKNFHRKRVQLLADSGPDLIAFETVPNKLEAQAFAELLEEEDINIPAWLSFNSKDGINVVSGDSLSECAAIAESCKKVVAVGINCTPPRFIQDLILSIKKVTAKPILIYPNSGESYDADRKEWVQNTGVSDEDFVSYVNKWCEVGASLVGGCCRTTPSTINAIYRTLRYPTH
- the LOC113733263 gene encoding uncharacterized protein, coding for MKRAAPWSDGEEEDDDRSSSDTDSSTLDTDTEDEKDSTEKTATKSKASSKLKASQVESANKKQKRKKGIDLEALRRHGYKGGLSVMGVPPPREAVDEKQDWSWSKGLETRAKETEETFTDRQITRAAILQGEQLLPNAASSARDKRELSFSQKEKRKRDLGQASRGKNYVEEEKRLLRESGIYSGFDS